A stretch of the Actinomyces faecalis genome encodes the following:
- the pepN gene encoding aminopeptidase N, translating to MTSQPSTSVSQAPDRLSSLTNLSRAEALWRSQVLSVQELAVVIDVTSAPDRQATGFAVHSELTLQVLTPCAGAWVDFLGEEVVSLSVDDHPVQVSWDGARVALPELDAGEHTVVVEARGRYSNSGQGLHRFHDPVDGATYLYTHFEPSDSRRAWASMDQPDLKSPFSLTVVHPSGWTVLGNGVVEESRPSRELPEAVVTRFATTLPLPGYLTALAAGPWHRVSSQWCSPLRPDSEPVELSWSCRASLAAHLDADELLEVTAQGMTLYDEAYGYPYPWGAYDSVLVPEYNLGAMENPGCVTFNEDAYLFLGPVTRAQHAGRANTILHEMCHMWFGDLVTPTWWEDTWLKESFAENQGTWAQATATRWTEAWATFALGRKAWAYAEDSRPATTHPIVATVNDVEAARQTFDGITYAKGAAVLKQLVAYLGQDVFLQAARRWFTDHAFANGDLAQFLDTLGQASGRDMDAWAQAWLRTAGPSVLTDELESDGEHVTRLTVRQEGTDLATGEPVTRPHTLVVGLYSFDGTGRLTRTHRLPLTLTTASADLPQAVGLPVPDLVTVNDEDLTYAVIRPDAASLATARTCLARLEDPLTRSLWWSSLDNLVRDGLLDPVELVSTVLAQADDGTQPATLTSLLSRARHYALVYVRPQERAEALTPLVGSTAGSQEGLSAWELLEDTEAGGDAQLVRARAWIEAAGQARALKPEDADLAVTRLRQLLDGGLRGLSVDNDLRWRILIALARNGRASAAELDQTLQADPSASGRTRHLQATSSFPQPGLKETVFARVLQDTSLSNDHLDALIQGFAVDAHQDLTASFTDRYLAELETVWATRGQETATRIVNGLFPSCGSQEDLDSVTRWLEEHPQAPAALRRLVLKGQDDLARALRCRR from the coding sequence ATGACGTCCCAGCCCTCTACCAGTGTCAGCCAGGCCCCTGACCGTCTCTCCTCGCTGACCAACCTCTCTCGTGCTGAGGCCTTGTGGCGCTCACAGGTCCTCAGCGTCCAGGAGCTCGCCGTCGTCATCGACGTCACCAGCGCCCCTGACCGGCAGGCGACCGGCTTCGCCGTGCACAGCGAGCTGACCCTCCAGGTGCTCACCCCGTGCGCCGGCGCGTGGGTCGACTTTCTGGGGGAGGAGGTCGTCTCGCTCAGCGTCGACGACCACCCGGTCCAGGTGTCCTGGGACGGGGCGCGTGTGGCGCTGCCAGAGCTGGACGCCGGTGAGCACACCGTCGTCGTCGAGGCCCGGGGGCGCTACTCCAACTCCGGTCAGGGCCTGCACCGCTTCCACGACCCTGTCGACGGTGCGACCTACCTCTACACCCACTTCGAGCCCTCCGACTCACGCCGAGCCTGGGCCTCAATGGACCAGCCCGACCTCAAGTCGCCCTTCAGTCTCACCGTCGTCCACCCTTCCGGGTGGACCGTCCTGGGTAACGGCGTGGTTGAGGAGTCTCGTCCCTCCCGCGAGCTCCCTGAGGCGGTCGTGACCCGCTTCGCTACCACCCTGCCGCTGCCCGGCTACCTCACGGCACTGGCGGCCGGGCCCTGGCACCGGGTGAGCAGCCAGTGGTGCTCGCCGCTGAGGCCGGACAGCGAGCCGGTCGAGCTGTCCTGGTCCTGCCGGGCGAGCCTGGCCGCCCACCTCGACGCCGACGAGCTGCTGGAGGTCACCGCCCAGGGCATGACCCTGTACGACGAGGCCTACGGCTATCCCTACCCCTGGGGGGCCTACGACAGCGTGCTCGTACCCGAGTACAACCTCGGGGCCATGGAGAACCCCGGGTGCGTGACCTTCAACGAGGACGCCTACCTCTTCCTCGGTCCTGTCACCCGCGCCCAGCACGCCGGTCGTGCCAACACGATCCTGCACGAGATGTGCCACATGTGGTTCGGTGACCTCGTGACGCCTACCTGGTGGGAGGACACCTGGCTCAAGGAGTCCTTCGCCGAGAACCAGGGGACCTGGGCGCAGGCCACCGCGACACGGTGGACCGAGGCCTGGGCGACCTTCGCCCTGGGGCGCAAGGCCTGGGCCTACGCCGAGGACTCCCGGCCCGCGACGACCCACCCGATCGTGGCCACCGTCAACGACGTCGAGGCCGCGCGTCAGACCTTCGACGGCATCACCTACGCCAAGGGGGCAGCGGTCCTCAAGCAGCTGGTGGCCTACCTCGGCCAGGACGTCTTCCTCCAGGCGGCTCGCAGGTGGTTCACCGATCACGCCTTCGCCAACGGCGACCTCGCCCAGTTCCTCGACACGCTCGGTCAGGCCTCTGGACGCGACATGGACGCCTGGGCGCAGGCCTGGCTGCGTACCGCCGGCCCCTCGGTCCTGACCGACGAGCTGGAGTCAGACGGGGAGCACGTCACACGTCTGACGGTACGTCAGGAGGGCACGGACCTGGCCACCGGGGAGCCGGTCACCCGGCCGCACACCCTCGTGGTCGGCCTGTACTCCTTCGACGGGACCGGTCGCCTGACCCGCACGCACCGTCTGCCGCTGACCCTGACCACCGCCAGCGCCGACCTGCCACAGGCCGTGGGCCTGCCGGTGCCGGACCTGGTGACGGTCAACGACGAGGACCTGACCTACGCCGTCATCCGTCCCGACGCAGCCTCGCTGGCTACGGCCCGTACCTGCCTGGCCCGGCTGGAGGACCCTCTGACGCGGTCACTGTGGTGGTCGAGCCTGGACAACCTGGTCCGTGACGGTCTGCTCGACCCGGTCGAGCTCGTCTCGACGGTCCTGGCCCAGGCGGATGACGGTACCCAGCCAGCCACCCTCACCAGCCTGCTCAGCCGGGCCCGCCACTACGCCCTGGTCTACGTCCGTCCCCAGGAGCGAGCCGAGGCGCTGACGCCCCTGGTCGGCTCCACCGCCGGTTCCCAGGAGGGTCTGAGCGCCTGGGAGCTGCTTGAGGACACCGAGGCGGGAGGCGACGCCCAGCTCGTCCGGGCCAGGGCCTGGATCGAGGCCGCCGGACAGGCTCGCGCCCTGAAGCCAGAGGACGCTGACCTGGCCGTGACGCGTCTGCGCCAGCTGCTCGACGGTGGCCTGAGAGGACTGTCGGTCGACAACGACCTACGGTGGAGGATCCTCATCGCGCTGGCGCGCAACGGACGCGCCAGCGCGGCCGAGCTGGACCAGACCCTCCAGGCCGACCCCTCCGCCTCAGGCCGTACACGTCATCTGCAGGCGACCTCCTCCTTCCCGCAGCCAGGGCTCAAGGAGACGGTCTTCGCCAGGGTCCTGCAGGACACCTCGCTGAGCAACGACCACCTTGACGCCCTCATCCAGGGCTTCGCCGTCGACGCTCACCAGGACCTGACCGCTTCCTTCACCGACCGTTACCTGGCCGAGCTGGAGACCGTGTGGGCCACGCGCGGTCAGGAGACCGCCACACGGATCGTCAACGGCCTGTTCCCGTCATGCGGGAGCCAGGAGGACCTCGACTCGGTGACACGGTGGCTGGAGGAGCACCCTCAGGCGCCTGCGGCGCTGCGTCGTCTGGTCCTCAAGGGGCAGGACGACCTCGCCAGGGCCCTGCGCTGCCGCCGTTGA